The Bacillus zhangzhouensis region AAAGGAAACGTGGTTTGCCTCCCTGCATTAATTCAATAGGACGATTCGTGCGAATGCGGATTTCTTCTATTTGCGCCCATTCTGCCTCTTTCAGCAGCCTGAGTTCTTGTCCAATCGAGTGCGGGAGAATATCCAGTAAACTCCGCAACGAATTCCCCTCCTTTTTTTCTTCTCTAAAATGTATGATATGAGCCGTTAATTATGCCAAGCCGTTTCACTTATAGATCCCAACAAGAATAAACACGACACCAATGAAAATGAACACGAGCTTTGCATAGGATAGCTGACCGGCAATTTGATAGATTCCAATCGTCATCGTGATAATAAAAATGAGCGGTCCGATAATCGCCAATATACTATTGATGACCACCGCTTTCCGTACATCATTTGTAATTAAAATGAGGATGGCTGCCGTCAGTTCAATGGCGGCGGATAAGAACCTCATGCCTGCCATTGCAGCGACTGACGGGTGTAGACCTGGGAGAAATTGTTTCATATAGAACCTCCAGCTTTTTTTACACTATATGCTTGACCAGCTGGAAGTAGTCTTGTTTTTCAAGAAGGAAGAGAGCTGAATGAGAGAATTGAGAGAAGGCCTGCCTTGAGGAGCCATTTTTCCAATAAAAAAAGACTGTAAACACGAGGTTTACAGCCTTTCTTCGTTCATTACGCTCTTGAGACGTATGAGCCGTCAGATGTATTAATCACTAGTTTATCTCCTTGGTTCACAAAGAAAGGAACGTTGACGATTAATCCAGTTTCAGTTTTTGCAGGTTTTGAACCGCCTGATGTTGTGTCACCTTTAATACCAGGCTCTGTTTCTACTACTTCTAGTTCTACTGTGTTTGGAAGTTCTACTCCAAGTGTTTCATCACCGTACATCACGATTTGAACAGACATATTTTCAAGCAAATATTTCAGCTCATCTTTAATTTGTGCTTCACTTAGTTCAAGCTGCTCATAAGAACTTGTATCCATGAAGACATGCTGATCACCATTGGCATACAAGTATTGCATTGTTTTTGTTTCAATTTGAGCTTTCGCTACTTTTTCGCCTGCGCGGAATGTTTTTTCTTGAATAGCACCAGTACGCAGGTTACGCAGTTTCGAACGAACAAACGCTGCGCCTTTCCCTGGCTTTACGTGTTGGAAATCCACTACTCGCCAAATACCGCCGTCCACTTCAATTGTCAGGCCAGTACGAAAATCGTTTACTGAAATCATTTTGTCATCCTCCTACATTTCACCATCATAAGATGATAAGTTCTTTCGGTGAGTGGGTCAATCGTTTATTGCCGTCAGCTGTCAGGACAATATCATCCTCAATTCTCACGCCGCCGACATCTGGCAAGTAAATCCCCGGCTCAACTGTGACGACCATTCCCTCTTCTAAAACGACCTCTGATCGTGAGGAAAGGCCTGGCGCTTCATGTACTTCCATACCTAGCCCGTGCCCAGTTGAATGCCCGAAATATTGACCATAGCCATACCTTTCAATGATGTCTCGTGTGATGCGATCAGCTTCTTTTCCTGTTAAGCCTGGCTTGATTCTATCCACACCAGCATTTTCTGCTTCTAATACGATATGATATATTTCCTTTAGCTTGTCGCTTGGTGTTCCGACAGCAATTGTTCTTGTCATATCAGAACAATAGCCTTTATAGTAAGCACCAAAATCGAGTGTCACTAAATCACCAGATTCAATCACCTTTTCACTCGCTCTTCCGTGCGGCAGGCTTGAACGAACACCTGAGGCAACAATCATATCGAATGAAGATCCTTCAGCACCTTCTTTTCTCATGAAAAATTCAAGCTCGTTCATGACAGATATTTCCGTCAGGCCCGGCTTGATGTAAGTGAGAATATGATCAAAGGCGTGATCTGCAATCTTCGCAGCTTCCTCTAATATCTTAATCTCTTCACTAGACTTAATCAAGCGCAACTTTTCAACTGATTCAGAGACTGGAACAAGCTCTATATCACCTGCTTTGGCTGCGTACTGCTGATACGTGGCAAATGTCATATGGTTTTGCTCGAACCCAAGGCGTTTTACTCCAAATTCCCTTGCCGTTTGGGCAGCCGTTTCCACCATGTTTCCTTTATGTTCAATGATGTCATAGCCTTTGACTTGAACCTTCGCTTGCTCTGTATAGCGAAAGTCCGTGATAAAAGCTGCCCGGTCTTTTGAAACGACTGCAAGACCGGCAGATCCGGTAAAGCTGGTCATGTACTGTAAATTATAGCTACTCGTAATGACAAGGCCATCAATCTTTAATTCGCTTAAAAGTGTTCTTAGTTTTTCAAGTTTCATGATACTGCTCCCCCTTCACTGACTAAATAACGAATCGCCAATTTATATCCTTCTAAGCCAAGTCCAACGATTTGCCCTTGGCATACCGGAGCAAGTACAGAATGATGGCGGAATTCCTCTCTCTTATGAACATTTGAGATATGTACTTCAATGACAGATAAAGAAATACTTGCAATGGCATCTCTCAGCGCATAGCTGTAGTGGGTAAATGCCCCCGGGTTAAACACGACACCATCGTACTGATCTTCTGCTTCATGGAGCGCATCAATCAAATCCCCTTCGTGATTTGATTGAAAGAATGTTAATTGGATGTTTGCTCGATCTGCAAACTGGAACAAATCCGTCTCTAAATCTGTCAGCGTCTTACTTCCATAAACAGCAGGCTCTCTTTTGCCAAGCCTATTTAAATTGGGTCCATTCAGTACAAGAAAATGAGGCATACGACCACTCCTTCACCCTAATTCAATCGATATCATTGTTTCTTTTTCCTTAGAAACCTTTCGTTTCCAAAAATATTTTATCATATGAATAGGTGATTTACACTTTATTCTGTCTTTTTCCCGAGTGCCCTCGCAAGCTTCTGACTCGTCAATTCATTATATTCAAACGAAATGCTGTACCCGACAAACATGCCATATAAAATATATAGGCAAAATGTCGCAACAATGGTGCTTTGCTGCAACTCTTGTACTTGTTTTACATCCGGGAAAATGGGATTAAATACGTAAAAAACGAGCAGCCATAAAAGCCCGCCATATACCAAACCCATCCAAAAACCTTTGATCCTTTTTAAAAGCCCATAATAAATAAAGGCGGCTCCAATCGATAAAATTCCTAACAGCACAATACCAACAAAAGTGCCAAGTCCCCCCTTTTTCCATTCACCAAGCACAAATGGCTGAAGCAGCATATTGGGACTCACTTCTGAAAAATGAAACATATGGGTCAGAAACCCGATAAAACCCCAAAAAACACCGCCGACAAAGCCTGTAGCAGCTACTCTTGCCACAAGTAATGTCGTTTGCCCGGACTGATTTTTTTCTTCTTGGTTTTTCTTTTCATCACGTTTCAATTGTGAACACCTCCAGCAAGTAGTATGTCCAAAATGTCATGAAAAAAAAGGATTTCCATGCGTGAGTGTAAAATTTTTAAAACAGGGTATACTGGCTAAAAGAGGTAGATAGAATTCTAGTAGATAATCAGATAATTGACCTGTGCGCTAGTGATTTCCCCTCATTTCCTGTACAATAAAGGTATAAGGAAATGCATGTAAATTACAGGAAACAGGCAGGTTGATGAAATATGTCCAATCAAACAAAACCTCCAGCTTATGGAGGGCAAGCAGTTGTCGAAGGTGTCATGTTCGGAGGTAAAAAGAACTATGTGACAGCGATTCGGAGAAAGGATCAGTCCATTGAGTTTTTGAAGCTTCCCCGGATCTCCAATAAACAAACCACCTTTCTCAAGAAAATCCCCTTTGTCAGGGGTGTTGCTGCACTTGTTGAAGCAAGCGCAAACGGCAGTAAGCATTTAAACTTCTCAAGTGAGCGATATGACTTAGATCCTTCTGAAGATCATACGCTTGAAAAAGAACAAAAGGGCTCAAAATTATCCATGGTTTTCGGCATTGCTGTGATCGGAGTTCTCTCTCTTCTCTTTAGTAAATTTGTCTTTACCCTGGTACCTGTCTTTTTAGCAGAGCTTGTGCGTCCCATCTTTTCAGGGAGTTTTGCACAAATCGCAGCGGAAACATTCTTCAAATTGGTCCTTTTATTAAGCTATATTTACTTTATTTCCATGACCCCTCTCATTAAAAAAGTATTTCAATATCATGGGGCAGAACATAAAGTCATAAACTGCTATGAACAGAACCTTGACATCACAGTGGAAAATGTCCAAAAGCAATCCCGTCTGCATTATCGATGCGGCAGCAGCTTTATTTTATTCACTGTCATTGTTGGCATGTTCGTCTATCTACTCGTACCGACAGATCCTTTATGGGTGAGAGTTCTGAACCGCTTGGCGCTCATTCCGGTTGTTCTGGGCATTTCATTTGAAGTGCTTCAGCTCACGAACAAACTCCGAGAAGTGCCTGTGCTTAAAGTGCTTGGC contains the following coding sequences:
- a CDS encoding YqhV family protein; this translates as MKQFLPGLHPSVAAMAGMRFLSAAIELTAAILILITNDVRKAVVINSILAIIGPLIFIITMTIGIYQIAGQLSYAKLVFIFIGVVFILVGIYK
- the efp gene encoding elongation factor P, coding for MISVNDFRTGLTIEVDGGIWRVVDFQHVKPGKGAAFVRSKLRNLRTGAIQEKTFRAGEKVAKAQIETKTMQYLYANGDQHVFMDTSSYEQLELSEAQIKDELKYLLENMSVQIVMYGDETLGVELPNTVELEVVETEPGIKGDTTSGGSKPAKTETGLIVNVPFFVNQGDKLVINTSDGSYVSRA
- a CDS encoding Xaa-Pro peptidase family protein translates to MKLEKLRTLLSELKIDGLVITSSYNLQYMTSFTGSAGLAVVSKDRAAFITDFRYTEQAKVQVKGYDIIEHKGNMVETAAQTAREFGVKRLGFEQNHMTFATYQQYAAKAGDIELVPVSESVEKLRLIKSSEEIKILEEAAKIADHAFDHILTYIKPGLTEISVMNELEFFMRKEGAEGSSFDMIVASGVRSSLPHGRASEKVIESGDLVTLDFGAYYKGYCSDMTRTIAVGTPSDKLKEIYHIVLEAENAGVDRIKPGLTGKEADRITRDIIERYGYGQYFGHSTGHGLGMEVHEAPGLSSRSEVVLEEGMVVTVEPGIYLPDVGGVRIEDDIVLTADGNKRLTHSPKELIIL
- the aroQ gene encoding type II 3-dehydroquinate dehydratase, giving the protein MPHFLVLNGPNLNRLGKREPAVYGSKTLTDLETDLFQFADRANIQLTFFQSNHEGDLIDALHEAEDQYDGVVFNPGAFTHYSYALRDAIASISLSVIEVHISNVHKREEFRHHSVLAPVCQGQIVGLGLEGYKLAIRYLVSEGGAVS
- a CDS encoding YqhR family membrane protein produces the protein MKRDEKKNQEEKNQSGQTTLLVARVAATGFVGGVFWGFIGFLTHMFHFSEVSPNMLLQPFVLGEWKKGGLGTFVGIVLLGILSIGAAFIYYGLLKRIKGFWMGLVYGGLLWLLVFYVFNPIFPDVKQVQELQQSTIVATFCLYILYGMFVGYSISFEYNELTSQKLARALGKKTE
- a CDS encoding DUF1385 domain-containing protein, with product MSNQTKPPAYGGQAVVEGVMFGGKKNYVTAIRRKDQSIEFLKLPRISNKQTTFLKKIPFVRGVAALVEASANGSKHLNFSSERYDLDPSEDHTLEKEQKGSKLSMVFGIAVIGVLSLLFSKFVFTLVPVFLAELVRPIFSGSFAQIAAETFFKLVLLLSYIYFISMTPLIKKVFQYHGAEHKVINCYEQNLDITVENVQKQSRLHYRCGSSFILFTVIVGMFVYLLVPTDPLWVRVLNRLALIPVVLGISFEVLQLTNKLREVPVLKVLGYPGLWLQLLTTKEPSDDQVEVAIASFQELLRLEETSEKQQAPDSAHQVI